The nucleotide sequence TTTGCTTTCTCCAAGTTAATCCACTGCGGTCATAGAACTCTAAAAGTTGGATACTGGCCTTTCTGCCTAATTTAATAATCGAATTAAAATCAGCGGTTTTTACTTCACCATGGGTCTTTATTTGATCTCGAATAACATTGGCATAGAAATAAAGACGTGCTGTAAGTACATAACGATCCTTAATAATCGCCGATATATAACCCAGTTGAATGAGTTTGCGACAAAGTGGTCGCACAACAGCAAGGTCCAAATTATTCTGCTGAGCCAGATCCGATGACCACAGGGGTCCACCAGCTGTTAGCATCTGCTGCTTAATCAGTTGCCATTGCAATTGTTCATCATTTGAAAGCGCTAGATTATGCTGGGGCAGATGCACTAAGCCTCTGGTGCTATTCAGCCTATTATCTAGGCACAAGTTATCGCAAGCGTGCATTAATACCGCTAACGGGTATTGGCCGTGGGTCATACGCTGTAAACGATTAATGGTTAAACCTAAAAGCTCTGGCGATGCCTGATGATATTCGCTCACGAGCGTTAACAGTTGCTGTTCAATCTGTTCGCGGAGCACTGTAGAGAGTAAGTAACCGTCCACCTCAATTATGGCACTAGCTTTCACTAAGATGTCACTTTGGCAGCTCAATTGATTGGCCCACATAAACGCTGACCTTAGTACACAGTGAGTTAAAGTTTGCACCTGTAAACTTGCAACAAGACTCGTACACTCTTTAAGCTCACTTAACAGTGCCAATCGTTCAGGACTGCGTTTACCTCGGTTAGGTGGAGCAATATCCAGTACTCGTAATGCCCCTAGCGTGCTTTTAGCCGCTGCATCACGCACAATAATGCGATCTTGCTCTACACACGACAGCGCTTGTTCACACTGCAGCTCAACTAACGCTTGGTTATCGGGCAACAGTTGTAATAAACCAAGGCGTGCGGTGGTATGGCTATTGCCTAAATGAACTTGAACGTTTTGCCAATGTTTAAACGGCAAGCAAGATTCAAATACACCACATATCACCTTAGGCGGAACTAATGGTGCAAGTGCGGTTAACCAATCGCCGCGCATTGCGCCGCGGTGCTGATCAACACCCGTTAAGTTAAGCGCAACCCGCTGGCAACTATAAGCATGTTCACTCACTCGGCCTTGGCTGTGTAAGCTTCTGACTTTTACCGCTTTATTTTGCCCAGAAAGATAGAGGCTCTGCCCCCTGCTCACTTGACCACTGATAACCGTGCCAGTCACCACAAGGCCAGCGCCTTTAACGCTAAACACTCTATCAATGGCCATTCGAAAGCCTGTTTGTACACTTGACTGATTAAGTTCATGTATCTGGGTTTGTGCCAGATGCTTTATGGCGATATTAAGCTCGCTAATACCCAAGCCTGTCTGCGCCGACACCACATACACAGGACTGCACCTTTGATACTGGGCTAACAACTCAGTCACTTGTAACTTAACGGCTTCAACCCGTGCACTGTCCACTTTATCTTGCTTAGTCAGTACCACGATTAAGTGTTCAAGATTGAGCAGTTGCAAAATGGCCAGATGCTCGCTCGTTTGTGGCATAACGCCATCATCACAGGCAATAATAAGCAAGGCATGTTTGGCACTGCTAACCCCAGCCAGCATGGTATTGATAAATTTACTGTGACCCGGTACATCCACAAAGGCTAAACGTTGATTGTCGCCAAGATCCATAAAGGCATAACCAAGCTCGATGGTCATGCCACGCTGCTTCTCTTCCGGTAAGCGATCGGCATTGGTGCCGGTAAGCGCCTCGATTAAGCTGGTTTTGCCGTGGTCAACATGACCAGCAGTGACGATAATCATAGGTTCACTCCAGGTTGCTGAGCTGCGATAGCCTTGCCGATCTGTGCCAATACCTGAGCTAGCAGCTCGTCATTATCGCTACCACGCAAATCCAACCAGAGTCGATTGCTCGCCAAGCGGCCAATGATGGGCATACTTGCCGCCTTAAACAGATTATCCAGTTGCAATAAGCTCAATGGACTCTCGGGTTTAGGGCTGAAACACAGTGATAATGAATCCAGCAATACATCAGGTTGAGAACCGCTACCCACTTGTGTTTGACAGGCTTGTACTGACACTTCGAATAACAAGGTGAAGTCACGGCAAGCTAATATTAACTGCTGGGCTAAACACTCTAGCTCTGAGAGTGGACGAGACAGTTTTTTAAAGATGGGTAATTGAACGTCTAATGTCGTGGGGTTGCGGTATTGCATCAAGGTAGCTTCAAGCGCAGCTAGGGTCATTTTATCGCAGCGCAAAGCCCGTTTTAACGGGTGAGATTGCAGCTGAACAATAAGCGCGGCATCACCCACAACCAAGCCTGCTTGGGGACCGCCAAGTAACTTATCACCAGAAAAGCTGACTAAGTTAACCCCATCGGTGAGCATTTGCTGTGGCATAGGCTCTTTTGACAGGCCAAAACGTGAT is from Shewanella sp. MTB7 and encodes:
- the selB gene encoding selenocysteine-specific translation elongation factor encodes the protein MIIVTAGHVDHGKTSLIEALTGTNADRLPEEKQRGMTIELGYAFMDLGDNQRLAFVDVPGHSKFINTMLAGVSSAKHALLIIACDDGVMPQTSEHLAILQLLNLEHLIVVLTKQDKVDSARVEAVKLQVTELLAQYQRCSPVYVVSAQTGLGISELNIAIKHLAQTQIHELNQSSVQTGFRMAIDRVFSVKGAGLVVTGTVISGQVSRGQSLYLSGQNKAVKVRSLHSQGRVSEHAYSCQRVALNLTGVDQHRGAMRGDWLTALAPLVPPKVICGVFESCLPFKHWQNVQVHLGNSHTTARLGLLQLLPDNQALVELQCEQALSCVEQDRIIVRDAAAKSTLGALRVLDIAPPNRGKRSPERLALLSELKECTSLVASLQVQTLTHCVLRSAFMWANQLSCQSDILVKASAIIEVDGYLLSTVLREQIEQQLLTLVSEYHQASPELLGLTINRLQRMTHGQYPLAVLMHACDNLCLDNRLNSTRGLVHLPQHNLALSNDEQLQWQLIKQQMLTAGGPLWSSDLAQQNNLDLAVVRPLCRKLIQLGYISAIIKDRYVLTARLYFYANVIRDQIKTHGEVKTADFNSIIKLGRKASIQLLEFYDRSGLTWRKQKDNSRVIRDSSVFIASDLAEEHRS